Proteins encoded within one genomic window of Spirochaeta cellobiosiphila DSM 17781:
- the hrpA gene encoding ATP-dependent RNA helicase HrpA: protein MKELESLVRKAPRLEQLSLRKELGRLKRKKQATDEEIESLKNKISKAEERRRRRQRNLPRIASYPDLPIVAKKDEIIRTIRNNQVLILSGATGSGKTTQIPKFCLEAGRGVSGRIGCTQPRRIAATSVASRIAEELGQPLGKDVGFKIRFAENLNNEGYIKVITDGVLLAETQGDPFLNEYDTLIIDEAHERSLNIDFLLGILKSLLHKRRDLKLIITSATIDTQKFSKAFEGAPIIEVSGRTYPVDVKYAPIEEEDNVAEACALKTADILSSTNTGDILIFLPTENDIRETVDNLQGLGLGHTEVLPLYARLSRNEQNKVFKPGDFRRVIVSTNVAETSLTIPRIRYVIDSGLARISQYSPGSRAMSLPITRISRSSADQRKGRAGRVQEGICIRLYSEEDYRNREEFTLPEILRTNLSEVILRMINLRLDDMEKFPFIDRPTDKHLRDGYKLLLELKAIEQIPQKKSGHNQSYRLTTEGKIMARLPLDPRHSRILIQAAKEGCLEDSLVIIGALSIQDPRERPTDKEKEADQAHQQFRSKDSDMLFYLNLWTAIERERSQGKGAVRKFCKRNFISFKRVNEWQDIYRQIKEMLEEEKLPVKNLGDQELLSKSEDFPPGYTRLHRALLSGFLTQVAKQIIMEAPKGRKPNPNMYKTVGSKEAMVFPGSSLFGQGHPWIMSGLMIKTGRLYAREAAKIDPTWLIDLASHLVKYSYSNPHWNKKSGQVQAARKTTYYGFLLQDGEQAPYGPISPEESTNIFIQGALIEEDLFPQQKIKLEFLKYNSELRQSLENIEDKTRRKDLLISDYELLEFYKKKLKTCYDLNSLIQRIREKGQDDLILQEEDLLQKDKPEDLAELFPDRFTSGGSDFVLEYSFNPDSRKDGVTLKVPLAQRDEVSPYEVEYLVPGLLKEKVLALIKGLPKAYRIPLVPVPDKVDHITSLLTDHTTPFLQNLSTIILKEYQHQIPIDEWNQDKLPDHLKMRVSLTDSEGKELKTARNAGVLNEKIATSTDLNKIKKKEEINIIEDWIWEEFPSELKVTLRKKQSITLYPALTKEGSNTAFRLYKDPLLAKELMIGGVENLMLHQLSHQVQALKRSSELSKERHNDAVYFGGRTAIAERYWSSLLTGLWNKQTLTKEDWQRGLETVRDLLPQRTEQAFQILEDSIIQYGVTRRFLAKADSQTKGSFVQERMSDLETLFPKDFPQGYSVDEVFNLGRYARGILKRTERGILDPVKDHNKQLEIDPWIEQLYRFDPNESWSPEKRKLYHEYRWFIEEWKLSLFSPEVKPSMKVSAKRAEERWIRIKSMF, encoded by the coding sequence ATGAAAGAATTAGAAAGTCTGGTTCGCAAAGCGCCACGACTGGAGCAATTAAGCTTACGCAAAGAACTAGGGCGATTAAAAAGAAAGAAACAAGCAACAGACGAAGAAATAGAATCGTTAAAAAATAAAATATCCAAAGCAGAAGAACGTCGCCGGAGAAGGCAGAGGAACCTACCAAGGATCGCCAGTTATCCAGATCTACCTATAGTAGCCAAGAAAGACGAGATCATTCGAACGATAAGAAATAATCAAGTACTTATTCTCTCAGGAGCCACTGGTTCTGGTAAGACGACCCAAATCCCCAAGTTCTGCTTGGAAGCCGGTCGGGGTGTCAGTGGCCGTATAGGATGTACACAGCCCCGGCGTATTGCCGCCACGTCGGTCGCTTCCCGTATTGCAGAAGAATTAGGTCAGCCCCTTGGTAAAGACGTAGGTTTTAAAATTCGCTTTGCTGAGAACCTTAACAATGAGGGCTATATAAAAGTAATCACTGACGGGGTCCTCCTGGCCGAGACCCAGGGAGATCCCTTCCTCAATGAATATGATACTCTTATCATTGATGAAGCCCATGAACGTAGTCTGAACATTGACTTCTTATTAGGGATTCTGAAAAGCCTACTTCATAAGAGACGAGATCTTAAGCTCATCATCACATCAGCAACTATTGATACACAGAAGTTCTCCAAGGCTTTTGAAGGGGCTCCTATCATCGAAGTATCAGGGAGAACCTATCCTGTTGATGTAAAGTATGCCCCCATTGAAGAAGAGGACAATGTAGCCGAAGCCTGTGCACTGAAAACAGCAGACATACTCAGCTCCACGAATACAGGGGATATTCTCATTTTTCTCCCGACAGAAAATGATATTAGAGAGACAGTGGATAATCTACAAGGTTTAGGATTGGGACATACAGAAGTCCTTCCCCTTTACGCCAGACTCAGTAGAAATGAACAAAACAAAGTCTTTAAACCTGGTGATTTTAGAAGGGTTATCGTTTCTACTAATGTAGCAGAGACCTCCCTTACCATTCCCCGAATCCGTTATGTAATTGACTCAGGCCTGGCCAGGATCAGTCAATATAGTCCAGGCTCCCGAGCAATGAGCCTGCCAATTACAAGAATATCAAGGTCCAGTGCAGATCAAAGAAAGGGACGGGCCGGCCGTGTTCAGGAAGGGATCTGTATACGTTTATACTCAGAAGAGGATTATCGAAATAGGGAGGAATTCACCCTTCCTGAGATCCTGAGGACAAATCTATCAGAAGTTATCCTCAGAATGATCAACCTTCGTCTGGATGACATGGAAAAGTTCCCCTTTATTGACCGCCCTACAGATAAACACCTCAGGGATGGGTATAAACTTCTATTAGAACTAAAAGCCATCGAACAAATCCCTCAAAAAAAATCAGGCCATAACCAAAGTTACCGTCTCACCACAGAAGGGAAGATCATGGCCCGCCTTCCACTCGATCCCAGACATAGTCGTATTCTGATTCAAGCAGCCAAAGAAGGATGTCTGGAAGATAGTCTTGTCATTATCGGAGCCCTATCCATACAGGACCCCAGGGAAAGACCTACAGACAAAGAGAAAGAAGCAGATCAGGCCCATCAACAATTCCGAAGTAAAGATTCGGATATGCTTTTCTATCTAAACTTATGGACTGCTATTGAAAGGGAGAGATCTCAAGGTAAAGGAGCTGTCCGCAAATTTTGTAAAAGGAACTTCATATCTTTTAAGCGAGTCAATGAATGGCAGGATATCTACAGACAAATAAAAGAGATGTTAGAAGAGGAAAAGCTACCTGTAAAGAATCTGGGAGATCAGGAACTCCTTTCAAAATCAGAAGACTTTCCCCCCGGTTATACCAGACTGCATAGGGCTTTATTATCAGGTTTTCTGACTCAGGTTGCTAAGCAAATCATCATGGAAGCACCCAAAGGTCGCAAGCCTAATCCTAATATGTATAAAACCGTAGGTTCTAAAGAAGCTATGGTATTTCCCGGTTCAAGTCTCTTTGGTCAAGGACATCCCTGGATAATGAGTGGGCTTATGATCAAGACAGGAAGACTGTACGCCCGGGAAGCAGCCAAAATTGATCCTACCTGGTTAATAGACCTGGCCAGTCATTTGGTAAAATACTCCTATAGTAATCCCCATTGGAATAAAAAAAGCGGACAAGTACAAGCCGCTAGAAAAACCACCTATTATGGATTTCTTCTACAAGATGGCGAACAGGCTCCCTATGGACCTATTAGTCCCGAAGAGAGTACAAATATCTTTATCCAGGGGGCTTTAATAGAAGAAGATCTATTCCCTCAGCAGAAGATAAAATTAGAGTTTCTTAAGTACAATAGTGAATTACGCCAATCCCTCGAGAATATAGAAGACAAAACGAGAAGAAAAGATCTCCTAATCAGCGATTATGAGCTCCTTGAATTCTACAAAAAGAAGCTTAAAACCTGTTATGACTTGAACAGCCTGATTCAAAGAATCAGAGAAAAAGGGCAGGATGACCTTATCCTACAGGAAGAGGATCTACTCCAGAAGGATAAACCAGAAGATTTAGCAGAGTTATTTCCTGATCGCTTCACCTCAGGGGGAAGTGATTTTGTTCTGGAATACAGCTTCAATCCAGACAGCCGCAAAGATGGGGTGACTCTCAAAGTACCTCTGGCCCAAAGGGATGAAGTAAGTCCCTATGAAGTGGAATATCTTGTGCCAGGTTTATTAAAGGAAAAGGTTTTAGCCCTTATCAAAGGGCTTCCCAAAGCCTATCGGATTCCTTTAGTACCAGTACCGGATAAAGTTGATCATATCACAAGCTTACTCACAGACCACACGACCCCTTTTCTCCAAAACTTAAGCACGATCATACTCAAAGAATATCAACACCAAATTCCCATCGATGAATGGAATCAGGATAAACTCCCGGATCATCTGAAGATGAGAGTATCTCTAACAGACTCTGAAGGAAAAGAGCTCAAGACAGCCAGAAATGCAGGGGTACTCAATGAAAAGATCGCCACAAGCACAGATCTCAACAAGATCAAGAAAAAAGAAGAAATCAATATCATAGAAGATTGGATATGGGAGGAATTTCCATCAGAACTTAAGGTTACCCTCCGTAAAAAGCAGAGTATAACCCTCTATCCTGCCCTAACGAAGGAAGGAAGCAATACAGCCTTCCGGCTCTACAAAGATCCCCTTCTGGCAAAGGAGCTAATGATAGGGGGAGTAGAAAATCTTATGCTTCACCAATTATCCCATCAAGTCCAGGCGTTAAAGCGATCCTCTGAGTTAAGTAAGGAACGGCACAATGATGCTGTATACTTCGGTGGTCGAACGGCCATAGCAGAACGTTACTGGTCTTCCCTATTAACAGGTTTATGGAATAAGCAAACCCTGACCAAAGAGGACTGGCAACGAGGCCTGGAAACTGTTAGAGATCTCTTGCCTCAACGAACAGAGCAGGCTTTCCAAATACTTGAGGACAGCATTATTCAGTATGGGGTGACACGAAGATTCCTAGCCAAAGCAGATAGTCAAACAAAGGGTAGTTTTGTTCAGGAGAGAATGTCTGATCTGGAAACACTCTTTCCAAAGGACTTTCCCCAGGGATACTCTGTGGACGAAGTCTTTAATCTGGGGCGTTATGCCCGGGGAATTCTTAAGAGAACAGAAAGGGGAATCCTCGATCCTGTTAAAGATCATAATAAACAGCTGGAAATAGATCCCTGGATTGAGCAACTCTATCGCTTTGATCCCAATGAGAGCTGGTCGCCGGAAAAGAGGAAGCTGTACCATGAATATAGATGGTTTATAGAAGAATGGAAATTATCCCTCTTCAGTCCAGAAGTAAAACCTTCTATGAAGGTATCTGCCAAAAGAGCTGAAGAGAGATGGATCAGGATCAAATCAATGTTCTAA
- a CDS encoding alpha/beta fold hydrolase: protein MIVVSLPEVDDYLISFLGGDMRFIYLCFVLFLCGCHLMNPNQPGNLVPATVDQDSSLPSFPLKDTLLHLETMGNPDNPVIIFLHGGPGNDYLSMTRLADEFEGVRLSDNYYLVFWDQRGSGLSQRQNDPKTLSLDQYLADLEYLVDSFAPGRQVILFGHSWGGQYAAQYMNAHPDRIAGAVLFEPGEFSTALGRKMESSSVNFLSEVINDFLWIRQFFSVSDHEMADYLYLISLGDPAYGADRHNDPSPNWRISASVLQFLYFEELVDGEFDFTLNLGKVKPEILFIAGGLSTEMGEGFQKHQAQLFKRARVEVVPDAGHSDVTWSKGDVSMKIVNQYLATLDLSGARK from the coding sequence ATGATTGTCGTCTCTCTTCCGGAAGTTGATGATTATCTCATTAGCTTTTTAGGAGGCGATATGCGCTTTATCTATCTATGTTTTGTTTTGTTTTTGTGTGGTTGTCATTTAATGAATCCCAATCAACCTGGTAATCTTGTCCCTGCTACTGTAGATCAAGACTCTTCTCTTCCGTCTTTTCCTTTGAAAGATACACTACTTCATCTAGAAACCATGGGTAATCCGGATAATCCGGTTATTATTTTTCTCCATGGAGGGCCAGGTAATGACTACCTTTCTATGACCCGCCTAGCTGATGAGTTTGAAGGCGTTCGTCTTAGTGATAATTATTATCTTGTCTTTTGGGATCAGAGAGGTTCTGGGCTGTCCCAGCGACAAAATGATCCAAAGACACTATCTCTAGATCAATACCTTGCGGATTTAGAATATCTGGTTGACTCTTTTGCTCCTGGAAGACAGGTAATATTATTTGGACATTCCTGGGGAGGGCAGTATGCTGCCCAGTATATGAATGCCCATCCTGACAGGATTGCCGGAGCCGTTTTATTTGAGCCAGGTGAGTTTAGTACAGCGCTAGGTAGGAAAATGGAAAGTTCTTCTGTTAATTTCTTGAGTGAAGTTATTAATGATTTCCTTTGGATTAGACAGTTCTTTTCCGTATCTGATCATGAAATGGCTGACTATCTATACCTTATCAGTTTAGGAGATCCTGCTTATGGTGCTGATAGGCATAATGATCCTTCTCCTAATTGGAGAATCAGTGCTTCTGTTCTGCAATTTCTCTATTTTGAAGAGTTGGTGGATGGGGAGTTCGATTTTACTTTGAACCTGGGAAAAGTAAAACCTGAGATTCTCTTTATAGCTGGTGGTTTGTCGACAGAGATGGGCGAAGGTTTTCAAAAACACCAAGCTCAGCTTTTTAAAAGGGCCAGGGTAGAAGTCGTCCCGGATGCTGGTCATAGCGATGTGACATGGTCAAAGGGGGATGTCAGTATGAAAATCGTGAATCAATATTTGGCAACTCTTGATTTATCAGGAGCACGAAAATGA
- a CDS encoding DUF4097 family beta strand repeat-containing protein — protein sequence MKNKFMGLIFILLCPMAIIAGSFSIDERKVENVEGIKTIVFELDGPSSVITIDRARQSYLLRGGKNKDKLELTLNGFLDTSNKKSVPSLLVERKDSVLVIRIFKKSLFMFQLIQKGSFNFEVVLPESFEGDLLVRDISNDIQLNQIEAASLTVNSSSGDVFLTDVDSSEVEINASSGDITASDMRSDKRINFKASSGDIDIDQWTVNLANLSASSGYIRGKNILGSVLSIDASSGRIELDKISVDDLMTRASSGKIKIAHLSSSHSDIFASSGNVLVGMDSWKGNMNIKSSSGDVLVELPSGSKFNFSLNASSGKIKSDFKLLTEISGLSHSKIKGEANGGGYELDIKASSGDITIKELL from the coding sequence GTGAAGAATAAATTTATGGGGCTTATATTTATCCTGTTATGTCCCATGGCTATAATAGCTGGTTCTTTTTCTATTGATGAGAGAAAAGTAGAGAATGTAGAGGGAATTAAAACCATTGTCTTTGAATTAGATGGTCCTAGCAGTGTGATAACGATAGATAGGGCTAGGCAGTCCTATCTATTAAGGGGAGGAAAGAATAAAGACAAACTTGAACTTACATTAAATGGTTTTCTGGATACCTCAAACAAGAAGAGTGTTCCCTCCCTATTAGTAGAGAGAAAAGATTCGGTTCTGGTTATTAGAATATTTAAAAAATCTCTGTTCATGTTCCAGCTTATTCAGAAAGGATCATTTAACTTTGAGGTTGTTTTACCTGAATCCTTTGAGGGAGATCTTTTGGTCCGTGATATTTCAAATGATATTCAACTTAATCAAATTGAAGCAGCTAGTCTGACAGTAAACTCCAGCTCTGGTGATGTATTCCTTACTGACGTGGACAGTTCTGAAGTAGAAATTAATGCTAGCTCTGGTGATATAACAGCTAGTGATATGAGATCGGATAAACGGATTAATTTTAAAGCTTCGTCTGGTGACATTGATATAGATCAGTGGACTGTTAATCTTGCTAACCTTTCCGCTAGTTCAGGATATATTAGAGGAAAAAACATTCTTGGTTCTGTTCTTAGTATTGACGCTAGTTCAGGTAGAATTGAACTGGATAAAATATCTGTGGACGATCTAATGACAAGAGCTTCCTCTGGTAAAATAAAGATTGCTCATCTATCCTCTTCTCATTCTGACATTTTTGCTTCTTCTGGTAATGTTTTAGTAGGTATGGATTCCTGGAAAGGGAATATGAATATTAAAAGTAGTTCAGGAGACGTTTTAGTAGAACTACCCTCTGGGTCAAAGTTTAATTTTAGTCTTAATGCCTCTTCTGGAAAAATAAAAAGTGACTTCAAGTTACTAACAGAAATTTCTGGACTATCACATAGTAAAATCAAAGGTGAAGCCAATGGCGGGGGCTACGAACTAGATATTAAAGCTTCCAGTGGAGACATCACCATTAAAGAGCTTTTGTAA
- a CDS encoding response regulator transcription factor, which yields MDSLFFLINGMAVFFGLGSLAFTVTLSVVTKSAKLRLYSFIQLLLILRHGLYIFKADIPVLDLPEGIINYLYLSDFCLILLLIYSVCFYLNRILSLNYKRQLLPLLIPFTVLYFYAGISSLGSWSTSAIGSFSPLVWIICGYGSLIYLGVLSLINLYKLKAEELRSLGKIASVIVIVFSVVMAVDDLYLFPSLNRYGFFSFPLFLLVWNVLSIVILVSLYLKPSEGRGIKLAKLADTYSLSAREKEIAEHLVSGLSYKEIGSCLNVSMGTVKTHVYNIYNKTGVSSKLELISKVRDWES from the coding sequence ATGGATAGTCTCTTCTTCCTTATCAATGGAATGGCTGTTTTTTTTGGTTTAGGATCTTTAGCCTTTACTGTGACCTTATCTGTTGTCACTAAAAGTGCAAAGCTTCGTTTATACAGCTTCATTCAGTTGCTTCTCATACTCCGTCATGGGCTTTATATTTTTAAAGCAGATATTCCGGTATTGGATTTACCTGAAGGAATCATCAATTATTTGTATTTGTCAGATTTCTGCCTGATTCTTCTTTTGATCTACTCCGTATGTTTTTACTTGAATAGGATTCTCTCTTTAAATTATAAAAGGCAGTTGCTGCCTTTGTTAATTCCTTTTACTGTGCTGTACTTTTATGCGGGGATCTCCTCCCTGGGCTCATGGTCAACATCGGCTATAGGTAGCTTTTCTCCTTTAGTATGGATTATCTGTGGATATGGATCTCTTATCTATCTTGGAGTCCTTTCCTTGATCAATTTGTATAAATTGAAAGCAGAGGAATTACGAAGCCTGGGTAAAATAGCTTCTGTCATTGTTATTGTCTTTTCTGTTGTAATGGCTGTGGATGATCTGTATCTCTTTCCTTCTCTTAATAGGTATGGCTTCTTTTCTTTTCCTCTGTTTTTACTGGTTTGGAATGTCTTAAGTATTGTGATTTTAGTGAGTCTTTATTTAAAGCCAAGTGAAGGTAGGGGAATTAAACTGGCCAAGTTAGCTGATACTTATAGTCTTAGTGCGCGAGAGAAGGAAATAGCTGAGCACTTAGTATCTGGCTTATCCTATAAGGAGATAGGGTCTTGTCTGAATGTCTCTATGGGGACTGTGAAAACTCATGTCTATAATATATACAATAAAACAGGGGTCTCTAGTAAATTAGAACTCATCTCAAAGGTGCGTGATTGGGAATCATGA
- a CDS encoding aspartate/glutamate racemase family protein: MKCIGLIGGMSWESTLDYYKYINEAVKARLGGLHSAQVIIHSVDFAEIARLQSLGDWYELTKFMTNAAQSLERAGAQMVLIGANTMHKVFDQVQVEIDIPLVHIADAAGEDIKRKGFSKVALLGTKYTMEEDFYRGRLKTVYDIDVMLPQAEERDLIHKVIYEELCIGNLKEDSKKAYLNIMNRLITEGAQGIIMGCTEIPLLIKQEDCEYPLFDTTRLHSEWAVDMALSDG; encoded by the coding sequence ATGAAATGTATCGGTTTAATTGGTGGAATGAGTTGGGAGTCAACTCTGGATTATTATAAATATATAAATGAAGCTGTGAAAGCTCGTCTGGGCGGACTACATTCCGCTCAAGTTATCATTCATTCTGTAGACTTCGCTGAGATCGCAAGGTTGCAGTCCTTGGGGGATTGGTACGAATTAACTAAGTTTATGACAAATGCAGCCCAATCTTTAGAAAGGGCTGGGGCTCAAATGGTTCTCATTGGGGCTAATACTATGCATAAGGTCTTTGATCAGGTTCAAGTCGAAATCGATATCCCTCTTGTCCACATAGCCGATGCGGCTGGTGAAGACATCAAAAGGAAGGGATTCTCTAAGGTGGCTCTTTTAGGTACTAAATATACTATGGAAGAGGATTTCTATAGAGGGAGACTTAAGACCGTTTATGACATTGATGTTATGCTCCCCCAGGCAGAAGAACGGGATTTGATACATAAGGTCATCTATGAAGAGCTTTGTATTGGTAACTTAAAAGAAGATAGTAAAAAGGCTTATCTAAATATAATGAATAGACTCATAACTGAGGGAGCTCAGGGCATTATCATGGGATGTACAGAGATACCTCTCTTAATCAAACAAGAGGATTGTGAATATCCCTTATTCGATACAACCCGACTTCATAGTGAGTGGGCTGTGGATATGGCCTTAAGTGATGGATAG
- a CDS encoding GNAT family N-acetyltransferase has protein sequence MKLTIRQATTEDAQQAYRMINLLEDSIFDETLFQSYYTQCLLNPNHTLLIGQREDTTLAFGSMIIAPHLHHCGLVAEILELIVLPEARGSHIGSQMLSHFKDIAVTEGCVSLEVASNKKRLKAHAFYEKNGFTNSHYKLTQSLIL, from the coding sequence ATGAAGTTAACCATCAGACAGGCGACCACAGAGGATGCTCAACAGGCTTACAGAATGATCAATCTTTTAGAAGACAGCATTTTTGATGAAACACTTTTCCAAAGCTATTACACTCAATGTCTTCTTAATCCTAATCATACACTCTTAATAGGGCAAAGGGAGGATACCACCTTAGCCTTTGGCTCCATGATCATAGCCCCTCACCTCCATCATTGCGGTTTAGTGGCAGAGATTCTAGAATTAATCGTACTCCCTGAAGCCAGAGGTTCCCACATAGGATCTCAAATGCTGTCACATTTCAAAGACATTGCGGTCACAGAAGGTTGTGTCAGTCTTGAAGTCGCCTCCAATAAAAAAAGGTTAAAAGCTCATGCCTTCTATGAAAAGAATGGGTTTACTAACAGTCATTATAAACTCACCCAATCACTTATACTCTAA
- a CDS encoding acyl-CoA thioesterase has translation MSFDITFKVRDYECDLQGVVNNGVYLNYLEHTRHEYLRSLDIDFKALHQEGIDPMVSRVEMDYKRPLTSGDEFISSLSVRKEGRLRIIFDQKIYRGEELVLAAKVIAVVVKNGRPVPPEQGVPGWNLEH, from the coding sequence ATGAGTTTTGATATAACCTTTAAAGTGAGGGATTACGAGTGTGACTTGCAGGGGGTTGTTAATAATGGGGTTTACCTTAATTATCTGGAGCATACTCGTCATGAGTATCTTCGCAGTCTTGATATCGATTTTAAAGCCCTCCACCAGGAGGGTATTGATCCTATGGTCTCCAGGGTAGAGATGGATTATAAAAGACCTCTCACCAGTGGAGATGAATTTATTAGCAGCCTTTCGGTCCGCAAGGAAGGGAGGCTTCGCATTATCTTTGATCAAAAGATCTATCGGGGAGAAGAACTTGTTCTTGCGGCTAAAGTTATAGCTGTTGTCGTCAAAAACGGTCGCCCTGTTCCTCCCGAGCAAGGTGTACCCGGTTGGAACTTAGAACATTGA